The following are from one region of the Epinephelus fuscoguttatus linkage group LG11, E.fuscoguttatus.final_Chr_v1 genome:
- the pgm3 gene encoding phosphoacetylglucosamine mutase produces MMAQFQEVSNQSSLHPKPSGLVLQYGTAGFRTNAKQLDHIMFRMGLLATLRSKKTKATIGVMVTASHNPEEDNGVKLVDPMGEMVTPTWEGYATQLANAEQEDLLAALKDIIEKEAINMSQEANVFVGKDTRSSSASLSQAVLDGVSALGGHSKDYGLVTTPQLHYMVCCKNTSGKYGEATVEGYYKKLCQAFIQLTKNASNCTDDQKHLSVDGANGIGALKVREMESHLKGELHISLFNDGSTGKLNHQCGADFVKVQQKPPTGIKMNPGERCCSFDGDADRIVYYYADSEGHFHLLDGDKIATLISTFLKELLTQAGLDLKIAVVQTAYANGSSTKYLEDTMKVIVRCTKTGVKHLHHAAQEFDIGVYFEANGHGTVLFSKAAEEKIQQLAENSSTNEEKKRAALLLQNTMNVINQTVGDAISDMLLIEAIMAIKGMTVQQWDAIYSDLPNRQLKVKVSDRRVIDTTDAERRAVSPAGLQEAIDSLVKNYKQARSFVRPSGTEDVVRVYAEAETQESADALAHEVSLAVYRLAGGVGDEPKALH; encoded by the exons a tgatGGCCCAGTTTCAGGAGGTATCAAACCAGTCCTCTCTGCACCCGAAGCCTTCAGGCTTGGTTCTGCAGTATGGTACTGCTGGTTTCAGGACTAACGCCAAACAGCTGGACCACATCATGTTCAGGATGGGACTGCTCGCCACTCTGCGTTCCAAGAAGACCAAAGCCACCATCGGAGTCATGGTCACTGCGTCGCACAACCCTGAA GAGGACAACGGGGTGAAGCTGGTTGACCCCATGGGGGAGATGGTGACGCCGACATGGGAGGGCTACGCCACCCAGCTGGCCAACGCTGAGCAGGAGGATCTGCTCGCTGCACTGAAGGACATCATCGAGAAGGAGGCCATAAACATGAGCCAggaggcaaatgtgtttgttggCAAAGACACAAG GAGCAGCAGTGCCAGCCTCTCACAGGCAGTACTGGATGGAGTCTCTGCACTCGGTGGCCACAGCAAAG ACTACGGCTTGGTGACCACCCCACAGCTCCACTACATGGTCTGCTGCAAGAACACAAGCGGTAAATACGGAGAAGCCACAGTGGAGGGATACTATAAGAAACTCTGCCAAGCCTTCATTCAGCTCACAAAGAAT GCATCCAACTGTACAGATGACCAGAAGCACCTCTCAGTGGACGGCGCCAATGGTATCGGGGCTCTAAAGGTGCGGGAGATGGAGAGTCACCTGAAGGGGGAGCTGCACATATCGCTGTTCAATGACGGGAGCACTGGAAAGCTCAACCACCAGTGtggagctgactttgtcaaagTGCAGCAGAAACCTCCAACAG gCATTAAGATGAACCCAGGGGAGCGCTGCTGTTCCTTCGACGGCGACGCCGACCGAATTGTTTACTACTACGCTGACTCTGAAGGACACTTTCACCTGCTGGACGGAGATAAAATCGCCACTCTCATCAGCACTTTCCTTAAAGAGCTGCTCACACAG GCTGGTCTAGACTTGAAGATAGCAGTTGTGCAAACTGCTTATGCTAACGGAAGCTCAACAAAGTACTTGGAAGACACCATGAAG GTGATAGTGAGGTGCACCAAAACTGGAGTGAAGCACCTTCATCATGCAGCCCAGGAGTTCGACATTGGCGTGTACTTCGAGGCCAACGGTCACGGAACT GTGTTGTTCAGTAAAGCAGCTGAGGAGAAGATCCAGCAGCTGGCTGAGAACTCCAGCACCAacgaggagaagaagagagcaGCTCTCCTGCTGCAGAACACCATGAATGTCATCAACCAG ACTGTAGGTGAtgccatctctgacatgctGCTGATCGAGGCCATAATGGCCATTAAGGGTATGACTGTCCAGCAGTGGGACGCCATCTACAGCGACCTGCCAAACAGGCAGCTTAAAGTCAAG gtgTCAGACCGCAGGGTGATAGACACGACAGACGCAGAGAGGCGAGCAGTGAGCCCGGCAGGACTGCAAGAGGCCATCGACAGTCTGGTGAAGAATTACAAACAGGCCCGCTCCTTTGTGAGACCCTCCGGCACAGAGGACGTGGTGAGAGTTTACGCCGAGGCAGAGACACAG GAGAGCGCCGATGCCCTCGCACATGAAGTCAGCCTTGCGGTGTATCGTCTCGCAGGGGGAGTGGGGGACGAGCCCAAAGCATTGCACTAG
- the ngs gene encoding notochord granular surface isoform X1: protein MSRSPERISSYRRHFEGTLASTPAYQLRVSSPSPTRRETRHRSASWSRSGGTMGRRAISGKARMTSSVSMGALCFGMSMGLGPKLDLDAASAENQAFMTTRTSERQEMVALNDRLAVYIEKVRNLESKNKLLEAEIEALKSRHVRPSGLRQLYESQLKDLNREAEAMRVQRDMSLAAKEAMLGQLDMLKAKYDDAVNTRKKTELDIENLRPDVDKATSARIALEKQLQNLEVELAFLQRVHKEEIEELMQQIYLATTKVDLTFGLPDMSSALRQIQSQYDSIAAKNLQEMDSWYRTKFQDLTDASTKYVQSTRSVREEIAGYKKDLLSKERELEALKTRNEFLEAQIRDLAEKYKKKEEDLQERIEAIKLDLKVTKEKIALLLREYQDLLNAKMALEIEITTYRKLIEGEDNRLSTMVQNLSLTGGRHLTSSVSVHASASASDSSDTAATSKLDGPPSATTSSKTEKSAGAARVEVASSDTQTDGDVEEQATETSERKTVLIRTVKTDEDTYESDTQERTITISGAADDTDEE from the exons ATGAGCCGCAGTCCAGAGAGGATATCTTCATACCGCCGGCATTTCGAGGGCACCTTGGCCTCCACTCCTGCCTACCAGCTCCGGGTGTCCAGTCCCTCTCCCACCCGCAGGGAGACCCGCCACCGGTCTGCCAGCTGGAGCCGGAGTGGAGGGACGATGGGGCGCAGGGCCATCTCCGGTAAGGCCCGCATGACCAG CAGTGTGAGTATGGGAGCGCTGTGCTTTGGTATGTCCATGGGTCTTGGGCCGAAACTGGATCTGGATGCGGCTTCAGCAgagaatcaggccttcatgacGACTCGCACCTCTGAGAGGCAGGAGATGGTGGCCCTCAACGACCGGCTGGCTGTGTATATTGAAAAG GTGAGAAACCTGGAGTCCAAGAACAAGCTGCTGGAGGCTGAGATCGAGGCCCTGAAGAGCCGCCATGTCAGACCATCAGGCCTCAGGCAGCTGTATGAGTCTCAGCTGAAGGACCTCAACAGGGAAGCCGAGGCAATGAGAGTCCAGAGG GATATGTCTCTGGCAGCCAAGGAGGCCATGTTGGGCCAGTTGGACATGCTGAAGGCCAAATATGATGATGCTGTGAACACCCGGAAGAAGACGGAGCTAGACATCGAGAATCTCCGTCCG GATGTAGATAAGGCAACATCAGCACGGATcgcgctggaaaaacagctgcAAAACCTGGAGGTGGAGCTGGCCTTCCTGCAGAGAGTTCACAAGGAG GAAATTGAGGAGCTGATGCAGCAGATTTATTTAGCAACCACCAAGGTGGACCTGACCTTTGGCCTCCCGGACATGTCTTCTGCTCTCAGACAGATTCAGTCTCAGTATGACAGCATTGCCGCCAAAAACCTACAG GAAATGGACTCTTGGTACCGGACAAAGTTCCAGGACCTGACCGATGCCTCCACCAAATACGTTCAAAGCACTCGAAGTGTGAGAGAGGAAATCGCAGGCTATAAGAAGGAT cttctTAGCAAGGAGCGTGAATTGGAGGCACTGAAGACGAGGAATGAGTTTCTGGAGGCTCAGATTCGTGATCTAGCGGAAAAATacaagaagaaagaggaggactTGCAG GAGCGTATAGAGGCGATTAAGCTGGATCTGAAGGTGACCAAGGAGAAGATTGCGCTGCTGCTGCGGGAATACCAGGACCTGCTGAATGCAAAGATGGCTCTGGAGATAGAGATCACCACCTACAG GAAGCTGATCGAGGGGGAGGACAACCGTCTGAGCACCATGGTCCAAAACCTGTCCCTAACTGGAGGCAGGCATCTCACTTCCAGTGTTAGCGTGCACGCCTCAGCTTCGGCCTCTGATAGCTCCGATACTGCTGCCACTTCAAAGCTAGACGGACCCCCCAGTGCCACGACCAGCAGCAAGACTGAGAAATCTGCGGGTGCTGCCAGAGTGGAGGTGGCCTCATCAGACACCCAGACGGACGGTGACGTAGAGGAGCAGGCAACTGAGACGTCTGAGAGGAAGACTGTCCTCATCAG AACAGTTAAGACAGATGAGGACACTTATGAGAGTGACACACAGGAGCGCACCATCACCATTTCTGGAGCGGCGGACGACACAGATGAAGAATAG
- the ngs gene encoding notochord granular surface isoform X2, producing the protein MSRSPERISSYRRHFEGTLASTPAYQLRVSSPSPTRRETRHRSASWSRSGGTMGRRAISGKARMTSSVSMGALCFGMSMGLGPKLDLDAASAENQAFMTTRTSERQEMVALNDRLAVYIEKVRNLESKNKLLEAEIEALKSRHVRPSGLRQLYESQLKDLNREAEAMRVQRDMSLAAKEAMLGQLDMLKAKYDDAVNTRKKTELDIENLRPDVDKATSARIALEKQLQNLEVELAFLQRVHKEEIEELMQQIYLATTKVDLTFGLPDMSSALRQIQSQYDSIAAKNLQEMDSWYRTKFQDLTDASTKYVQSTRSVREEIAGYKKDLLSKERELEALKTRNEFLEAQIRDLAEKYKKKEEDLQERIEAIKLDLKVTKEKIALLLREYQDLLNAKMALEIEITTYRKLIEGEDNRLSTMVQNLSLTGGRHLTSSVSVHASASASDSSDTAATSKLDGPPSATTSSKTEKSAGAARVEVASSDTQTDGDVEEQATETSERKTVLIS; encoded by the exons ATGAGCCGCAGTCCAGAGAGGATATCTTCATACCGCCGGCATTTCGAGGGCACCTTGGCCTCCACTCCTGCCTACCAGCTCCGGGTGTCCAGTCCCTCTCCCACCCGCAGGGAGACCCGCCACCGGTCTGCCAGCTGGAGCCGGAGTGGAGGGACGATGGGGCGCAGGGCCATCTCCGGTAAGGCCCGCATGACCAG CAGTGTGAGTATGGGAGCGCTGTGCTTTGGTATGTCCATGGGTCTTGGGCCGAAACTGGATCTGGATGCGGCTTCAGCAgagaatcaggccttcatgacGACTCGCACCTCTGAGAGGCAGGAGATGGTGGCCCTCAACGACCGGCTGGCTGTGTATATTGAAAAG GTGAGAAACCTGGAGTCCAAGAACAAGCTGCTGGAGGCTGAGATCGAGGCCCTGAAGAGCCGCCATGTCAGACCATCAGGCCTCAGGCAGCTGTATGAGTCTCAGCTGAAGGACCTCAACAGGGAAGCCGAGGCAATGAGAGTCCAGAGG GATATGTCTCTGGCAGCCAAGGAGGCCATGTTGGGCCAGTTGGACATGCTGAAGGCCAAATATGATGATGCTGTGAACACCCGGAAGAAGACGGAGCTAGACATCGAGAATCTCCGTCCG GATGTAGATAAGGCAACATCAGCACGGATcgcgctggaaaaacagctgcAAAACCTGGAGGTGGAGCTGGCCTTCCTGCAGAGAGTTCACAAGGAG GAAATTGAGGAGCTGATGCAGCAGATTTATTTAGCAACCACCAAGGTGGACCTGACCTTTGGCCTCCCGGACATGTCTTCTGCTCTCAGACAGATTCAGTCTCAGTATGACAGCATTGCCGCCAAAAACCTACAG GAAATGGACTCTTGGTACCGGACAAAGTTCCAGGACCTGACCGATGCCTCCACCAAATACGTTCAAAGCACTCGAAGTGTGAGAGAGGAAATCGCAGGCTATAAGAAGGAT cttctTAGCAAGGAGCGTGAATTGGAGGCACTGAAGACGAGGAATGAGTTTCTGGAGGCTCAGATTCGTGATCTAGCGGAAAAATacaagaagaaagaggaggactTGCAG GAGCGTATAGAGGCGATTAAGCTGGATCTGAAGGTGACCAAGGAGAAGATTGCGCTGCTGCTGCGGGAATACCAGGACCTGCTGAATGCAAAGATGGCTCTGGAGATAGAGATCACCACCTACAG GAAGCTGATCGAGGGGGAGGACAACCGTCTGAGCACCATGGTCCAAAACCTGTCCCTAACTGGAGGCAGGCATCTCACTTCCAGTGTTAGCGTGCACGCCTCAGCTTCGGCCTCTGATAGCTCCGATACTGCTGCCACTTCAAAGCTAGACGGACCCCCCAGTGCCACGACCAGCAGCAAGACTGAGAAATCTGCGGGTGCTGCCAGAGTGGAGGTGGCCTCATCAGACACCCAGACGGACGGTGACGTAGAGGAGCAGGCAACTGAGACGTCTGAGAGGAAGACTGTCCTCATCAG TTAA
- the ccnc gene encoding cyclin-C, which yields MAGNFWQSSHYLQWVLDKQDLMKERQKDLKFLSEEEYWKLQIFFANVIQALGEHLKLRQQVIATATVYFKRFYARYSLKSIDPVLMAPTCVFLASKVEEFGVVSNTRLISAATSVLKTRFSYAFPKEFPYRMNHILECEFYLLELMDCCLIVYHPYRPLLQYVQDMGQEDMLLPLAWRIVNDTYRTDLCLLYPPFMIALACLHVACVVQQKDARQWFAELSVDMDKILEIIRVILKLYDQWKNFDDRKEIAAVLNKMPKPKPPPNSESDQSSNGNQSNSYSQS from the exons ATGGCTGGAAACTTCTGGCAAAGTTCTCATTA TCTGCAGTGGGTTTTGGACAAGCAGGACCTGATGAAAGAGCGTCAGAAGGATCTGAAGTTTCTGTCAGAAGAGGAGTACTGGAAGCTGCAGATTTTCTTTGCTAATG TGATCCAAGCTTTGGGGGAACACCTGAAGCTGAGGCAGCAGGTCATTGCCACTGCAACCGTTTACTTCAAACGCTTCTATGCCAG GTATTCCCTGAAAAGTATAGATCCAGTGCTCATGGCTCCTACCTGTGTTTTCCTGGCGTCTAAAGTTGAG GAATTTGGTGTTGTGTCCAATAccaggctgatctctgcagccaCATCAGTGT TGAAAACCAGATTTTCCTACGCCTTTCCAAAGGAGTTCCCCTACAGAATGAATCAT ATATTAGAATGTGAGTTCTACCTGCTGGAGTTGATG gactGCTGCCTGATAGTGTACCACCCCTACAGACCGCTGTTGCAGTACGTGCAGGATATGGGACAGGAGGACATGCTGCTGCCCCTGGCCTG GCGAATAGTGAATGACACATACAGGACGGATCTGTGTCTGCTCTACCCTCCCTTCATGATTGCCTTAG CCTGTCTGCATGTCGCCTGTGTGGTGCAGCAGAAAGACGCCCGGCAGTGGTTCGCAGAGCTCTCCGTCGACATGGACAAA ATCCTGGAGATCATCCGCGTCATCCTGAAGCTCTATGACCAGTGGAAAAACTTCGATGACAGGAAGGAGATAGCTGCTGTGTTGAACAAGATGCCTAAACCCAAACCTCCTCCTAACAG TGAGAGTGACCAGAGCTCCAATGGGAACCAGAGCAACTCCTACAGCCAGTCTTAG